The following coding sequences lie in one Oncorhynchus gorbuscha isolate QuinsamMale2020 ecotype Even-year linkage group LG10, OgorEven_v1.0, whole genome shotgun sequence genomic window:
- the LOC124045468 gene encoding SPRY domain-containing SOCS box protein 1-like has translation MGQSVPGGIKTIDMRDPAFRPLELAALDHNKPSRLDLLLDMPPAGQEVQMQHSWNNNDRSLNIFVKDDNKLVFHRHPVAQSTDAIRACIGYTRGLHIWEISWAMRQRGTHAIVGVATGDAPLHSVGYTTLVGNNHESWGWDLGRNKLHHDGKNQPSKMYPAFLEPDETFIVPDSFLVVLDMDEGTLSYIVDGQYLGVAFRGLKGRKLYPVVSAVWGHCEIRIRYINGLDPEPLPLMDLCRCSVRGALGRERLSEIHGLPLPASLKNYLLYQ, from the exons ATGGGGCAGAGTGTTCCTGGAGGCATAAAGACTATTGACATGAGGGACCCGGCATTCAGGCCTCTGGAGCTGGCAGCTCTGGACCATAACAAGCCCTCCAGGCTGGATCTGTTGCTGGACATGCCCCCTGCTGGACAGGAGGTCCAGATGCAGCACTCGTGGAACAACAACGACCGATCGCTCAACATCTTCGTCAAGGACGACAACAAACTGGTCTTCCATCGGCACCCCGTGGCTCAGAGCACGGACGCAATCCGGGCCTGTATCGGCTACACCCGGGGGCTACACATCTGGGAGATCAGCTGGGCCATGAGACAGCGGGGCACGCACGCCATCGTCGGCGTGGCGACGGGAGACGCGCCGCTTCATTCCGTAGGCTACACGACCCTGGTGGGTAATAACCACGAGTCCTGGGGCTGGGACCTGGGACGAAATAAACTGCACCACGATGGGAAGAATCAGCCCAGTAAGATGTACCCTGCGTTCCTGGAGCCGGatgagacatttatagtccccgATTCATTCCTGGTAGTGTTGGACATGGACGAGGGCACTCTGAGCTATATAGTGGACGGACAATACTTAGGGGTGGCTTTCAGAGGACTCAAGGGGAGGAAGCTGTACCCTGTCGTCAGTGCTGTGTGGGGGCACTGTGAAATACGAATCCGCTACATCAATGGACTCGATC ctGAGCCTCTCCCTCTGATGGACCTGTGTCGGTGCTCCGTGAGGGGAGCTCTGGGCAGAGAACGACTGAGTGAGATCCATGGTCTGCCTCTACCAGCCTCTCTCAAGAATTACCTGCTCTACCAATGA